A DNA window from Alligator mississippiensis isolate rAllMis1 chromosome 11, rAllMis1, whole genome shotgun sequence contains the following coding sequences:
- the LOC102570347 gene encoding LOW QUALITY PROTEIN: DLA class II histocompatibility antigen, DR-1 beta chain (The sequence of the model RefSeq protein was modified relative to this genomic sequence to represent the inferred CDS: substituted 1 base at 1 genomic stop codon), with protein MFIPTPTGKPKVKASPTKSGAQVHLDTLICSVTGFYPSGIXVKWLKNRQEQTAGVVSTELMQNGDWTFQILVMLEMTPRSGDVYTCQVEHSSLPSPITVLCEAQSDSARSKMLTGVGGFVLGLIFLVLGLLVYLKNKKVITQLKNPICYLGGSGFLGR; from the exons ATGTTCATCCCTACCCCCACAGGAAAACCCAAGGTGAAAGCCTCCCCAACAAAATCAGGGGCCCAGGTCCACCTGGACACACTAATTTGCTCCGTGACGGGGTTTTACCCCAGCGGGATCTAGGTGAAATGGTTGAAGAACAGGCAGGAGCAGACGGCCGGAGTGGTGTCCACGGAGCTGATGCAGAACGGAGACTGGACCTTCCAGATCCTGGTGATGCTGGAAATGACCCCCCGGAGCGGGGACGTCTACACCTGCCAGGTGGAGCACAGCAGCCTGCCGAGCCCCATCACTGTGCTCTGCG AGGCGCAGTCAGACTCAGCCAGGAGCAAGATGCTGACAGGGGTCGGGGGCTTCGTGTTGGGGctgatcttcctggtgctgggactcCTCGTCTACCTGAAGAACAAGAAAG TTATAACTCAACTAAAGAACCCTATCTGTTACTTAGGCGGGAGTGGATTTTTGGGAAGGTGA